In the Arthrobacter sp. 31Y genome, one interval contains:
- a CDS encoding ABC transporter ATP-binding protein: MDETSKETLVSLRSVTRSVRLPDDQQLNILRGIDLEVRSGDHIAIVGRSGCGKSTLLNLLGLLDIPTSGELEFLGQPADRLGNNARARLRGSTVGFVFQQFNLLPGRSALDNVITPLFYAKGKEFWRRREISMDMLDRVGLASRANTMPNMLSGGEQQRVAIARALVRRPRLILADEPTGALDVETGQSVMALLDTVATETAAALVTITHDTNVAALARACYRLDSGVLSPLPAAQTAGVGA; encoded by the coding sequence ATGGACGAAACAAGCAAAGAAACACTGGTCAGCCTGCGGTCAGTGACCCGATCGGTGAGGCTGCCTGATGATCAACAACTGAATATCCTCCGGGGTATTGATCTGGAGGTTCGCAGTGGAGACCACATTGCCATAGTTGGCCGTTCCGGTTGCGGCAAATCAACACTGCTCAACCTGCTGGGCCTTCTGGACATCCCGACCTCGGGGGAGCTTGAGTTCCTGGGGCAGCCCGCGGACAGGCTGGGCAACAACGCCCGCGCACGGTTGCGGGGCTCCACAGTTGGCTTCGTTTTCCAGCAGTTCAACCTGTTGCCCGGCCGCAGCGCCTTGGACAACGTCATTACGCCGCTGTTCTATGCCAAAGGCAAGGAATTCTGGCGGCGCCGCGAGATTTCCATGGACATGCTGGACCGCGTTGGCCTCGCTTCCCGGGCCAACACCATGCCCAACATGCTCTCCGGAGGCGAGCAGCAGCGCGTGGCGATCGCCCGTGCCTTGGTGCGCAGGCCGAGGCTGATCCTGGCCGATGAACCAACCGGTGCGCTGGACGTGGAAACGGGGCAGTCCGTCATGGCTCTCCTGGACACGGTGGCCACAGAAACAGCTGCGGCTTTGGTGACCATCACGCACGACACCAACGTCGCAGCCTTGGCCCGGGCTTGCTACCGTTTGGATTCCGGGGTGCTCAGCCCGCTGCCGGCGGCGCAGACTGCAGGGGTGGGCGCATGA
- a CDS encoding ABC transporter permease, with protein MTGFISTLVEAWQELRINKVRILLALLGVALSVAALTSVVGVGSLAREGMKVQSERNGGRVATLSLMVHGQNMPDPAKLEKAYQGIQQRYGITTSTHVSQTQAGFQFPRGVTTVNVTIVDVGYGIIHRVPLQQGSWFAPDDGKRLAPAVVVSEAFYNQAGRPNLTTHPTVTIPGDQPATAVMIGVVPDSYPDTPPSAFILAEGAAMTGIKPQVSEFKMWVGEEQAGALTAAITADLQGQFPGYYAQASRMDYAAWGDPLAPVQLVVGGVAGLVLLLGAVGMLNISMVTVRYRVREIGIRRSFGATSGRIFVGVMMESVVATAVAGLAGVMLAVAVVKHPWIESKVAPGLTEYPAFPIEAALMGFGAAVLVGALAGAIPALVAVRVKVIDAIRF; from the coding sequence ATGACCGGCTTCATTTCCACGCTGGTTGAAGCGTGGCAGGAACTTCGTATCAACAAGGTGCGCATTCTCCTGGCCCTTCTTGGCGTCGCCTTGTCCGTTGCGGCGCTGACTTCGGTGGTGGGCGTAGGAAGTTTGGCCCGCGAAGGAATGAAGGTTCAGTCCGAACGAAATGGTGGCCGGGTGGCCACGCTCTCCTTGATGGTGCACGGGCAGAACATGCCGGATCCGGCAAAACTTGAGAAGGCCTACCAAGGCATTCAACAGCGCTACGGCATCACTACTTCCACGCACGTCAGCCAGACCCAGGCTGGCTTTCAGTTTCCCCGCGGCGTGACTACTGTCAACGTGACCATTGTGGATGTGGGCTATGGCATCATCCACAGGGTCCCGCTGCAGCAAGGTAGCTGGTTCGCGCCCGACGACGGCAAAAGGCTCGCGCCCGCCGTCGTCGTCTCCGAAGCCTTCTACAACCAAGCAGGCAGGCCCAATCTGACCACCCACCCCACGGTGACCATCCCGGGCGACCAGCCGGCCACGGCGGTGATGATCGGCGTCGTGCCTGATTCCTATCCGGACACTCCGCCATCGGCGTTCATCCTTGCCGAGGGCGCGGCCATGACCGGGATCAAACCCCAGGTGTCCGAGTTCAAAATGTGGGTGGGCGAGGAACAGGCCGGAGCCCTCACTGCGGCAATCACCGCCGATCTCCAAGGCCAGTTCCCCGGTTACTACGCCCAAGCCAGCCGCATGGACTATGCCGCATGGGGTGATCCTTTGGCTCCCGTCCAGCTGGTGGTTGGCGGCGTGGCCGGTCTGGTGCTCCTGCTCGGAGCCGTGGGAATGCTCAATATCTCCATGGTGACCGTGCGCTACAGGGTCCGTGAAATAGGCATCCGGCGAAGCTTCGGTGCAACGTCCGGACGGATTTTTGTGGGTGTCATGATGGAATCCGTGGTGGCCACTGCGGTTGCCGGCCTGGCCGGAGTCATGCTGGCAGTCGCAGTGGTGAAGCACCCGTGGATCGAATCGAAGGTGGCGCCGGGTCTGACCGAATACCCGGCCTTCCCCATTGAGGCCGCCCTGATGGGCTTCGGTGCAGCAGTCCTTGTGGGCGCACTCGCCGGAGCCATTCCTGC